CGAACACCGGCACGCCCTTCGCGCGCAGCGCATCCGCCACCCCCGCGACGAGCGGGGCCTCGGGGCCGACGACGACGAGCTCGATGTCGTTGTCGAGCGCGTACTGCGTGACGATGCGGCCGTTGGTCGCGTCGAGCGCGACCGTCTCGACGCGCGCGGCGATGCCGGCGTTGCCGGGAGCGGCGGTGATCTCGTGCCCCGCGTCCTCCGCGAGGAGGGCTTCGACGATGGCGTGCTCGCGGGCACCGGATCCGAGGACGAGGATCTTCACCCGGACAGGCTACCCGGCCCGCGTCGGGTGGCCCCGCGCGGCGTCGGACGCAGCGGGCGGCGAAGTGCGCAGGTGGCGGGAGGAACTACCCCCACCCGGCGCTGCGTTCGCCGCCCGGTCGTGCGGGTGCTCCCGCCGCTCGTGTCGTTGCTCCCGCCGATGGCACGCCGCGTGCGGGACGGCGCGGGGTAGCGTCGTCCCGTGGCGGTGAAGCGGCGGATCGGCGGGGATGCGGGGCGCGCGGCCGTGCGCGCGTGGCAGGGCGGCGCGGACGACCGGCAGACGACGGCGACGGCGGTGAGGTTCCTGCTCGAGCAGCTCGCGAGCGACCACGAGGGCAACTCGGTCGAGGTGCGCGTGCCGCCGTTCGGTGCGACCCAGGCGATCGAGGGTCCGCGGCACACGCGCGGCACCCCGCCGAACGTCGTCGAGACGGATGCCGTCACCTGGCTCGAGCTCGCCACGGGCGCGCTGACATGGGATGCCGCGGTCGCGGACGCGCGCGTCTCCGCCTCGGGTACGCGCGCCGACCTCTCCGAGGTGCTCCCCATCCGCTGGGGCGCCTGAGCGGACGCGCTCTCCCGCCGGGCGGTGGCGCCGCGCTTTACCGCTGGTTGAGTAGCCCGCGAAGCGGGCGTATCGAAACCCCACGAACGTCTGACGCCGGTCGGGTTTCGATACGCGTGCGGTCGCTTCGCGGCCGCTCGCTACTCAACCAGCGGTGATGGGTGATCCGCGCGTGCGGCGGGCAGCGGGTGCGGCGGGCGCCCAGGCCCGTGCGCGACAATGGAGGGGTGAGCGAGCCCGAGAACACCGCCGACGAGACGAGCGAGAGTGCGCCCGCCGCACCCGCGTCCGCGCCCGCCGCACCCGCACCCGCATCCGCGCCCGCCTCGGCAGAGCCCGCGCCCGCCCCCGCCCCCGCCCCCGTCGACGTCGAGCGCGCGAAGGTGCGCCGCGCCCCCAAGATCGGCGTGTTCCTCGTCGTGGGGGCCGCGCTCGGCGCGCTCGTGACGCTCATCCTCACGAGCCTGTTCCCCGCCGACCCGAACGTCGGGTTCGCCGCGACGTACGCCTACTTCCTCGTCTACGGCATCCCGCTCGGACTGCTCGTCGGCGGCGTCCTGGGCCTCGTGCTCGACCGCGTCAGCCTGCGCCGCTCGCGCGAGGTCGACGTCGAGCACCAGCGCGTCGACTGACGCTCAGACGCCCCAGACGCCCAGACGCCCCAGACGCACCGGCAGCACCCACCGCACCAGCCGCATCCGCCCCCGTCAGCTGAGCTGGTTGCGCTCGACCCACTCGAGGTACTCGGGTGTCACCGAGCCGGTGATGTACTCGCCCGTGAAGCAGCTCATCTCGAGGTCGGTGATCGACGAGCCCTCGAGGATGGCCGACTTCATGTCCTCGACCTCCTGGTAGATGAGGTAGTCGGCGCCGAGGGCCGTCGCGATCTCGGGGATCTTGCGCCCGGATGCGATGAGCTCGGCCCGCGAGGGCATGTTGATGCCGTAGACGTGCGGGTAGCGCACGGGCGGGGCGGCCGAGGTGAAGGTGACCGAGTTGGCGCCCGCCTGGCGCGCCATATCGACGATCTCCTTCGAGGTCGTGCCGCGCACGATCGAGTCGTCGACGATGAGCACGTTCTTGCCCTTGAACTCGCTCGACATGGCGTTGAGCTTCTGCTTGACGCTCTTCGTGCGCTGCTCCTGGCCCGGCATGATGAACGTGCGGCCGACGTAGCGGTTCTTGTAGAACCCCTCGCGGTACTCGATTCCGAGCTTGCGGGCCACCTGCATCGCGGCGGGGCGCGACGAGTCGGGGATCGGCATGACGACGTCGATCGCGCCCGACGGCGTGTACTTCGCGATCGTGTCGGCGAGGCGGTCGCCGAGGCGCAGACGCGCGTCGTAGACCGAGATGCCGTTCATGATCGAGTCGGGGCGCGCGAGGTAGACGTACTCGAACGAGCACGGGATGAGCCGCGGGTCCTTCGCGCACTGGCGCGCGTACAGCTCGCCCGAGCGCGTGATGAACACGGCCTCGCCGGGGGCGACATCCCGCACGACCTCGTAGCCGCCGTGCTCGAGCACGAGCGACTCGGATGCGACCACCCACTCTTCGCCCACGAGCCCGGCGCTGCGGCGGCCCAGGATGAGGGGGCGGATGCCGTAGGGGTCCCGGAAGGCGAGCAGGCCGTGTCCCGCGATGAGGGCGATCGCGGCGTAGGAGCCCTCGACGCGCTCGTGCAGAGTCTCGATCGCGTCGAACACCTGGTCGGGGTCGAGCTCGGCGCCGCGGATCTGCGCCTGCAGCTCGTTCGCGAGCACGTTGACGAGAAGCTCGGTGTCGGAGCTCGTGTTGAGGTGCCGGCGGTCGGTGTGGAAGAGCGCCTCGGTGAGCTCGCGCGTGTTCGTGAGGTTGCCGTTGTGCACGAGCACGATGCCGTAGGGCGCGTTGACGTAGAACGGCTGCGCCTCCTGCTCCTTCGATGCGTCGCCGCGCGTCGCGTAGCGCACGTGGCCGAGTCCCATGTTGCCGAGCAGGGTGCGCATGTCGCGCGTGCGGTACGCCTCGCGCACCTGCCCCTTGGCCTTGAACATGTGGATGATCGAGCCCTCGGCGGTCGCGATGCCCGTCGAGTCCTGGCCGCGATGCTGGAGGAGGGACAGGCTGTCGTAGACCTGCTGGTTGACGGGGCTCGATGAGACGATGCCGACGATGCCGCACATGCTGCGGGCTGCTCCTGTGGGTCGGGGGCGCGCACCGGATTGAGGTACGCCTCATCCTCCCACACCGATTCCGGATGCCGCCCGGGAGCGGCGTCGAGGTTGTCTCACCCCGTTCGGGGGCGATAGGGCTCTTCTGCCGGATCGGGGTACACCACCGCTGCTTGTATGGGCGGATGCCGCATACACGACGCCGGCCGACGCTGAAGTCGGTTCTCGCCCTCCTGCTCGCCTCCGTCCTCTCGCTCGGCGCCGTCACCGCGGCCCACGCGGCCCCGGGCCCTACGCTGAGCGGCCTGACCGTCTCGACGGGCGCGCTCGATCCGGGCTTCGCTCCCGGCGTGACGGAGTACACGATGGAGGTGCCGTTCGGCGTCACCTCCCTCTCCTTCACCCCCACGGTCGCCGACGCGGGATCCACGCTGAGCGTGTGGAACGGCAGCGCCACCGTCGCCCCCGCGAGCGGCACACCCGTGAACGCGACCCTGCGGCTCGGGGCGAACAGCTTCTTCATCTGGGTCGTCGACGCCTCGTCGGCGTCGACGCAGTACACGGTGAACGTCACCCGCCTCGCGCCGCCCCCGCCTGCCTACGACCCGCGCCTCACCTCGCTCACGGTCTCGGTGGGCACGCTGTCGCCTGACTTCGACCCCGCCGTGACGAGCTACCAGGTCGCTGTGGCGTACGAGGAGTCGCTCGTCACGTTCTCGGCGACCTCGACCGACACGGTGACCTACTACAACCCCGCCCGCCCCATGATCGGCGGCATGACCTTCATGCAGGTCGGCGGCAACCTGGTGCAGGTCATCGTGACGGCCGGCGACGGCACCACGACGCGCACCTACGACATCTCGGTCACGCGCGACACCGCCCCGACGGCGGATGTCGACCTGGATGCGTTCGAGCTGTCGGTCGGCGAGCTCACCCCCGAGTTCGACCCTGCGATCACCGACTACACCGCGAGCGTGCCGTTCGCCGTCCGCTCGCTGCAGCTCACCGCGTCGCCCTCCGACCCGGCCACGACGATGGAGCTCAACGGGGCGGCGCTCGCCGACGGCGAGCCGGCCACGGTCTCGGTCAACTACAACGGCGGAAGCGGGTACTCCGTCCGCGTCGTCGCGGCGAACGGGGCCGAGAAGAGCTACTACGTGCACATCACGCGCGAGCCCCCGTCGGACGACGCAGACCTCACGGCACTCAGCATCTCCGAGGGCACGCTGTCGCCCGACTTCGACAACGCCGAGACGGCCTACACGGCGACCGTGCCGTACCTCACGACCTCGGTGACCGTCACGGGTGTCGTCTCGGATGCCACGGCCATCCTGCGCGTGAACGGCGTCGACGTGGCGTCGGGCGCGGCATCCGCTCCAGTGCCGCTCGCCGTGGGCTCGAACACCATCGTGGTCTCCGCAACGGCCGAGGACGGCGTCACCGAGACCTCCCGCACGATCACCGTGACGCGCGAGGCGCCGGATCTCGACCTCGAGGAGCTCGCGGTCGACGGCTTCGACCTCACCCCCGAGTTCGACGCCTCGGTCACCTCCTACGCGGTCACCGTGCCGTACCTGACGACGTCGGTCGACGTCGCGGCTGCGGCCGTGGAGTCGGCGTGGGGTGTCACCATCGCGGGCGAGACCGGCCCGACGGCGAACGTCTCGCTGCCCGTCGGCACGACGACCGTCGTCGTGCGCGTGACCGCCCTGTACGGCGAGACGCGCGACTACACGATCGTCGTCACGCGTGAGGCCGCCGCGGCGGCCGTCGTCGACTTCGACCTCGAGTTCGAGGGCGGCGACCCGGCGGCGAACGCGCGCTTCGACGTCACCGCGCAGAACCTGCTCCCGGGCAGCACCGCGACGGTGACGATGCACTCGACGCCCATCGTGCTCGCGACCGCCCTCGTGGCGGGTGACCGCACGGTCACGATCTCGTCGCGGCTGCCCGCGTCGATCGAGCCCGGTGCCCACCGCCTCGTGTTCGAGGGCACGTCCGAGGACGGCTCGGCCGTGCAGGTGACGGCGTGGTTCACGGTGCTGCGGAACGGCACGATCGGCGCCGTCTCGCTCACGGGTCCCGTCGCCTACACCGAGGCGGCCCTCGCAGCCACGGGCGCGGAGGGAACCGGTGACGCGATGCTCGCGGCCCTGCTCCTGCTGCTCGGCGGCGCGCTGCTCGTGCGCGCCTCGACTCGTCGCCGCGCGCGCATCTGACCCGCGCGCGCGTCTGACCCCGAGGATGCCGGCGGCGGAGATCCCCGCCGTCGGCACCCGGGTACGCTGGGCGGGTGACGAGCGCCCCCGCATCCGGTTCCGC
The Protaetiibacter sp. SSC-01 genome window above contains:
- a CDS encoding cadherin-like beta sandwich domain-containing protein, yielding MPHTRRRPTLKSVLALLLASVLSLGAVTAAHAAPGPTLSGLTVSTGALDPGFAPGVTEYTMEVPFGVTSLSFTPTVADAGSTLSVWNGSATVAPASGTPVNATLRLGANSFFIWVVDASSASTQYTVNVTRLAPPPPAYDPRLTSLTVSVGTLSPDFDPAVTSYQVAVAYEESLVTFSATSTDTVTYYNPARPMIGGMTFMQVGGNLVQVIVTAGDGTTTRTYDISVTRDTAPTADVDLDAFELSVGELTPEFDPAITDYTASVPFAVRSLQLTASPSDPATTMELNGAALADGEPATVSVNYNGGSGYSVRVVAANGAEKSYYVHITREPPSDDADLTALSISEGTLSPDFDNAETAYTATVPYLTTSVTVTGVVSDATAILRVNGVDVASGAASAPVPLAVGSNTIVVSATAEDGVTETSRTITVTREAPDLDLEELAVDGFDLTPEFDASVTSYAVTVPYLTTSVDVAAAAVESAWGVTIAGETGPTANVSLPVGTTTVVVRVTALYGETRDYTIVVTREAAAAAVVDFDLEFEGGDPAANARFDVTAQNLLPGSTATVTMHSTPIVLATALVAGDRTVTISSRLPASIEPGAHRLVFEGTSEDGSAVQVTAWFTVLRNGTIGAVSLTGPVAYTEAALAATGAEGTGDAMLAALLLLLGGALLVRASTRRRARI
- the purF gene encoding amidophosphoribosyltransferase encodes the protein MCGIVGIVSSSPVNQQVYDSLSLLQHRGQDSTGIATAEGSIIHMFKAKGQVREAYRTRDMRTLLGNMGLGHVRYATRGDASKEQEAQPFYVNAPYGIVLVHNGNLTNTRELTEALFHTDRRHLNTSSDTELLVNVLANELQAQIRGAELDPDQVFDAIETLHERVEGSYAAIALIAGHGLLAFRDPYGIRPLILGRRSAGLVGEEWVVASESLVLEHGGYEVVRDVAPGEAVFITRSGELYARQCAKDPRLIPCSFEYVYLARPDSIMNGISVYDARLRLGDRLADTIAKYTPSGAIDVVMPIPDSSRPAAMQVARKLGIEYREGFYKNRYVGRTFIMPGQEQRTKSVKQKLNAMSSEFKGKNVLIVDDSIVRGTTSKEIVDMARQAGANSVTFTSAAPPVRYPHVYGINMPSRAELIASGRKIPEIATALGADYLIYQEVEDMKSAILEGSSITDLEMSCFTGEYITGSVTPEYLEWVERNQLS
- a CDS encoding sterol carrier family protein, which codes for MAVKRRIGGDAGRAAVRAWQGGADDRQTTATAVRFLLEQLASDHEGNSVEVRVPPFGATQAIEGPRHTRGTPPNVVETDAVTWLELATGALTWDAAVADARVSASGTRADLSEVLPIRWGA